From Tiliqua scincoides isolate rTilSci1 chromosome 2, rTilSci1.hap2, whole genome shotgun sequence, the proteins below share one genomic window:
- the S1PR2 gene encoding sphingosine 1-phosphate receptor 2 produces MESIYKHYFNKSKILEHYSYTKDKLEKDDDPSPTFITIVIIVLCCLIILENLLVLVSVWRNKKFHSAMYIFIGNLAFSDLLAGSAFIANVLLSGPATFHLTPIQWFVREGTAFATLAASVFSLLAIAIERHVAITKVKVYSSDKNCRMVLLIGACWVISAAIGGMPILGWNCMPNLNECSTVLPLYSKRYIVFVVTVFTLILFSIVVLYVRIYRIVRSSHAEIASSQTMALLRTVTFVLGAFIICWLPAFIILSIDASCQRKSCPILYKAKYFFAFATLNSFINPLIYTLRSKDMRKEFLRVLCCWGMMGQGKPSERCMIPLRSSSSLERCTQKQDLPTSPFIKERSTVV; encoded by the coding sequence ATGGAAAGCATCTATAAGCACTACTTCAACAAAAGCAAGATCTTGGAGCACTACAGTTACACCAAGGATAAGCTGGAGAAAGATGACGACCCTTCACCAACGTTCATCACCATTGTCATCATTGTGCTGTGTTGCTTGATCATCCTGGAGAACCTCCTGGTACTGGTGTCTGTTTGGAGAAACAAAAAATTTCACTCGGCCATGTACATCTTTATTGGCAACTTGGCCTTTTCAGACCTGCTGGCTGGCTCAGCCTTCATTGCCAACGTTCTTTTGTCTGGCCCAGCCACCTTTCACCTCACTCCCATACAGTGGTTTGTTCGAGAGGGAACAGCCTTTGCTACTTTGGCCGCCTCAgtcttcagtctgttggccattGCAATAGAGCGGCATGTGGCCATCACAAAGGTGAAGGTCTATAGCAGTGACAAGAACTGCCGGATGGTACTGCTGATTGGGGCCTGCTGGGTCATCTCGGCAGCTATTGGGGGAATGCCTATTCTTGGCTGGAACTGCATGCCCAACCTCAATGAGTGCTCCACCGTCCTGCCACTCTACTCCAAACGCTACATTGTCTTTGTTGTTACTGTCTTCACCCTCATTCTCTTCTCCATTGTGGTTCTCTATGTCCGGATCTACCGCATTGTCCGCTCCAGCCATGCCGAGATTGCCAGTTCCCAGACTATGGCCTTGCTTAGGACAGTCACCTTTGTCCTGGGGGCCTTCATCATTTGCTGGCTACCAGCCTTCATCATCCTCTCCATAGACGCTTCATGCCAAAGGAAGTCATGCCCTATCCTTTACAAGGcaaagtatttctttgctttcgcCACCCTCAATTCCTTCATCAACCCCCTCATCTACACTCTCCGCAGCAAGGACATGAGAAAGGAGTTCCTCCGAGTGCTTTGCTGCTGGGGGatgatggggcaggggaagccTTCAGAGCGTTGCATGATTCCCCTTCGCAGCTCCAGTTCCTTGGAACGCTGCACACAAAAACAGGACCTTCCCACATCACCATTCATTAAGGAACGTTCTACTGTTGTATGA